A stretch of the Dyella telluris genome encodes the following:
- a CDS encoding DUF969 domain-containing protein produces the protein MNYWPLLGVAVIVIGFALRFNAVPVVVCAALTSGLLAGLHVPDLLALLGKSFVSARMLLLFVLTLPAIGLLEHAGLREHAQQWMGRLRGMTLARLLIGYLLVRELLAMLGLTGVAGAPQTVRPLLAPMGEAAAEKIHPGLTDADRDEVRAVAAATDNIGRFFGEDVFIALGAVLLIQGFYAQHGIELTPLSIALWALPTAIAAFVIQSVRIWLFQRRLQRRAQAERNA, from the coding sequence ATGAACTACTGGCCGCTGCTGGGCGTCGCGGTCATCGTCATCGGTTTCGCACTGCGCTTCAACGCCGTACCCGTGGTGGTCTGCGCCGCGCTGACCAGCGGCCTGCTGGCAGGCCTGCACGTGCCCGACCTGCTCGCGCTGCTGGGCAAGAGTTTTGTGTCGGCGCGCATGCTGCTGCTGTTCGTGCTCACCCTGCCCGCCATCGGCTTGCTCGAACACGCCGGCCTGCGTGAGCACGCGCAGCAATGGATGGGACGATTGCGCGGGATGACGCTGGCGCGCCTGCTGATTGGTTACCTGCTGGTGCGCGAACTGCTCGCCATGCTGGGCTTGACCGGCGTGGCCGGCGCGCCACAGACGGTGCGTCCGCTGCTCGCGCCGATGGGCGAAGCGGCCGCCGAAAAGATCCACCCCGGCCTGACTGACGCGGATCGTGACGAGGTGCGCGCCGTGGCTGCCGCCACCGACAACATCGGGCGCTTCTTCGGCGAAGACGTGTTCATTGCACTCGGTGCCGTGCTGCTGATCCAGGGTTTCTATGCACAGCACGGCATAGAGCTTACGCCGCTTTCCATCGCGCTGTGGGCCCTGCCCACGGCCATCGCGGCCTTCGTGATCCAATCGGTGCGCATATGGCTGTTCCAGCGACGACTCCAGCGTCGTGCGCAGGCGGAGCGCAACGCGTGA
- the pcp gene encoding pyroglutamyl-peptidase I: MSKHPRILLTGFTPFGNEDINPSWEAVRQLDGKTIGGHRVVSRLLPTVFADSQRELALAVDEVQPAILLGVGQAGGRSRLSIERVAINVQDARIADNAGAQPVDEAIVAGGPAAYFSNLPIKAMLKALLAEGLPAEVSNTAGTFVCNHVAYVMLHLAAGHRGMRAGFMHIPYLPSQAARFPQAPSMSGADVVRGLTLALEVAAIRHEDERLGAGTLD; encoded by the coding sequence ATGAGCAAGCATCCGCGCATCCTGCTGACCGGCTTCACGCCGTTCGGCAACGAAGACATCAATCCCTCGTGGGAAGCCGTGCGCCAGCTGGACGGCAAGACCATCGGCGGCCACCGCGTGGTGTCCCGCCTGCTTCCCACGGTATTCGCCGACTCGCAGCGCGAACTGGCCCTGGCGGTGGATGAGGTGCAGCCGGCGATCCTGCTTGGCGTAGGCCAGGCCGGCGGACGCAGCCGACTGTCGATCGAACGCGTGGCGATCAACGTGCAGGACGCGCGCATCGCGGACAACGCGGGCGCGCAGCCGGTTGACGAGGCGATAGTCGCGGGTGGTCCCGCCGCCTACTTCAGCAACTTGCCCATCAAGGCCATGCTCAAGGCGCTGCTGGCGGAAGGCCTACCGGCTGAAGTGTCCAACACGGCCGGCACGTTCGTGTGCAACCACGTGGCCTACGTGATGCTGCATCTGGCCGCCGGCCATCGCGGCATGCGCGCGGGATTCATGCACATTCCCTACCTGCCGTCGCAGGCGGCACGCTTTCCACAGGCACCCAGCATGAGCGGCGCGGATGTGGTGCGCGGACTCACCCTGGCGCTCGAGGTGGCGGCCATCCGGCACGAGGACGAACGCCTCGGTGCAGGCACGCTGGACTGA
- a CDS encoding 5-oxoproline transporter, DUF979 family subunit, whose amino-acid sequence MSLLRIEYAYWLIAAFLLFTAWRNARERQGYRAAFWALLGLLFAGGDMVLAAQKAGNALPSQLAGVAVIALALLAPLLRRRAHPETASASARMASAIRLGHTLFVPALLIPLVTLLVALFGEHLSVGGIALFAKPQMTLTGLALACVVALLAASRVAQASLPQGLSEGRRLLDAIGWAALLPLLLAALGEVFTQSGVGAAIAALASMILPEGNAFLCLLVFALGMVLFTVIMGNAFAAFPVMMAGIGLPLLVHRYGANPAILGSMGMLCGYCGTLLTPMAADYNLVPAALLELRNPYGVIRAQAWSAFGIFVATFLFMWLLVFR is encoded by the coding sequence GTGAGCCTGCTGCGCATTGAATACGCCTACTGGCTGATCGCGGCGTTCCTGTTGTTCACCGCATGGCGCAATGCCCGCGAGCGCCAGGGTTATCGCGCGGCGTTCTGGGCACTGCTGGGCCTTCTCTTCGCCGGTGGCGACATGGTGCTGGCCGCACAGAAGGCAGGCAACGCGCTGCCATCGCAGCTTGCCGGGGTCGCCGTGATCGCACTGGCCCTGCTTGCGCCGCTGCTTCGCCGACGCGCGCATCCGGAAACGGCCAGCGCGTCGGCACGCATGGCGTCGGCCATCCGCCTGGGCCACACGCTGTTCGTGCCCGCCCTGCTGATTCCCCTGGTGACCCTGCTGGTCGCGCTGTTTGGCGAGCACCTGTCTGTCGGCGGCATCGCGCTGTTCGCCAAGCCGCAGATGACCTTGACCGGCCTGGCGCTTGCCTGCGTGGTGGCCTTGCTTGCCGCCTCCCGCGTGGCGCAGGCATCGTTGCCGCAGGGGCTGTCGGAAGGACGCCGGCTGCTCGATGCCATTGGCTGGGCCGCGCTCCTGCCGCTGCTGCTGGCCGCGCTGGGCGAAGTGTTCACGCAGAGCGGCGTCGGGGCTGCCATCGCCGCGCTGGCCAGCATGATCCTCCCCGAGGGCAACGCCTTCTTGTGCCTGCTGGTGTTCGCGCTGGGCATGGTGTTGTTCACGGTGATCATGGGCAATGCCTTCGCGGCCTTCCCGGTGATGATGGCGGGCATCGGCCTGCCCCTGCTGGTGCATCGCTACGGCGCCAACCCTGCCATCCTCGGTTCGATGGGCATGCTGTGCGGCTATTGCGGCACGTTGCTTACGCCGATGGCCGCCGACTACAACCTGGTGCCTGCCGCGCTATTGGAGCTTCGCAACCCCTATGGCGTGATCCGTGCGCAGGCATGGAGCGCCTTCGGCATTTTTGTCGCCACCTTCCTCTTCATGTGGCTGCTGGTGTTCCGCTGA